One segment of Desulfonatronum sp. SC1 DNA contains the following:
- a CDS encoding TIGR01212 family radical SAM protein (This family includes YhcC from E. coli K-12, an uncharacterized radical SAM protein.), producing the protein MSPFRFNSLSVYLRSKYGVRVRKIPLDAGSTCPNRDGLLSRSGCVFCNPSGSGTGLFDSGLSLSEQWIFLTRRLGRKYKTDAFWAYLQSFSNTYGPLSRVRRLMGELAGLPGVRLIGLGTRPDCLDEEKLRCIADCGFAEVWLDIGLQSANDRTLQRINRGHDFACFARCVDRAHARGLFVCAHIMHGLPGESDADFLETINQVNRLPVTGIKFHNLFVAKGSPLEPIWRSGGYVPPTKDAYVRAVIAGLELLRSDIIVHRLNADPLPDELLAPRWARDKRDVLDTLRRRMEAEDARQGRNFPYS; encoded by the coding sequence GTGTCGCCCTTCCGTTTTAACTCCCTTTCCGTTTATTTACGGTCAAAATACGGCGTCCGAGTGCGGAAAATTCCCCTGGACGCCGGTTCCACCTGCCCGAATCGAGATGGGCTTCTTTCCCGAAGCGGCTGTGTGTTCTGCAACCCGTCTGGGTCGGGCACCGGCCTGTTTGATAGCGGACTGTCCCTGAGCGAGCAATGGATTTTCTTGACCCGGCGCTTAGGGCGAAAATATAAGACGGACGCTTTTTGGGCTTATCTGCAATCCTTTTCCAACACCTACGGTCCATTGAGCCGGGTCCGGCGGTTGATGGGCGAGTTGGCCGGCCTGCCCGGAGTTCGTCTGATCGGCCTGGGAACTCGTCCGGATTGTCTGGACGAGGAAAAACTGCGGTGCATCGCGGACTGTGGCTTTGCCGAAGTCTGGCTGGATATCGGGCTGCAATCCGCCAATGATCGAACCTTGCAGCGCATCAATCGTGGTCACGACTTCGCCTGTTTCGCCCGGTGCGTGGACCGGGCCCATGCCCGGGGGCTTTTTGTCTGCGCCCACATCATGCATGGGCTGCCCGGCGAAAGCGACGCCGACTTTCTGGAAACCATCAACCAGGTGAATCGACTGCCCGTCACGGGGATCAAGTTCCACAATCTCTTCGTGGCCAAAGGCAGTCCCCTGGAACCGATCTGGCGAAGCGGCGGCTACGTCCCGCCGACCAAGGATGCTTATGTCCGAGCCGTGATCGCGGGGCTGGAGCTGCTCAGATCGGACATTATCGTGCATCGCCTGAACGCGGACCCTTTGCCCGACGAACTGCTGGCGCCGCGGTGGGCCCGGGACAAGCGGGACGTGCTGGATACGCTGCGGCGACGCATGGAAGCTGAGGACGCGCGGCAAGGTCGGAACTTCCCGTATTCATGA
- a CDS encoding histone deacetylase family protein, which yields MFRIRRVQDATWPGDARVIVQVQEILREQFPLLAPEDVAKLPEQLLNPLKYRFRTILFAAEGSGNRLKGFALFMHAPDLRFGYLDFMSAATMQTGGGVGGALYARVREEAKALELTGVFFECLPDDPDLCAAPSTLRQNKARLRFYERFGARPIVGTAYETPLKPEDTCPPYLVADLLGRNKPLRRRDAQKVARAVLERKYAGSCPPGYVEMVVASFEDDPVRIRDPRYVAPDADRSAAPTWPGGTVLHQDKSIALVVNDRHDIHHVHERGYVEAPVRIRSILKAIEPLGLFQRIKVRHFGEEHILAVHDRQLVEYIRRASALLKPGESVYPYVFPIRNSTKPPKELPVRAGYFCIDTFTPINHNAFLAAKRAVDCALTAAQALREGYRAAYALVRPPGHHAERRVFGGFCYFNSAAAAAQSLSRHGRVAVLDIDFHHGNGTQDIFARRPDVLTLSLHGHPRFAYPYFSGYEEEKGEGPGEGFNLNIALPETLDGEGYRQALTKALRRITKFAPRTLVVALGLDPAKGDPTGTWGLTARDFERNGRMIGELRLPTLVVQEGGYRIRSLGTNAKHFFVGLAAGLFSR from the coding sequence ATGTTCCGCATTCGTCGTGTTCAGGATGCCACATGGCCCGGTGACGCCCGGGTCATCGTTCAGGTCCAGGAAATTCTGCGCGAGCAGTTTCCGTTGCTTGCGCCCGAGGACGTGGCCAAGTTGCCGGAGCAATTGCTCAATCCGCTAAAGTATCGCTTCCGAACCATCCTCTTCGCCGCCGAGGGTTCGGGCAATCGGCTGAAGGGCTTTGCCTTGTTCATGCACGCCCCGGATCTGCGCTTTGGATACCTGGACTTCATGTCCGCGGCCACCATGCAAACCGGAGGGGGCGTGGGCGGGGCGCTGTACGCCAGGGTCCGGGAAGAGGCCAAGGCCTTGGAGCTGACGGGAGTGTTCTTCGAGTGCCTGCCCGATGATCCGGACTTGTGCGCCGCCCCCTCCACCTTGCGCCAAAACAAGGCCCGACTGCGTTTTTACGAGCGCTTCGGGGCCAGACCCATCGTCGGCACGGCCTATGAAACGCCGCTCAAGCCGGAGGACACTTGTCCGCCGTATCTTGTGGCCGACCTATTGGGCCGGAATAAACCGTTGCGCCGCCGGGACGCCCAAAAGGTCGCCAGGGCCGTCCTGGAACGTAAATACGCCGGAAGCTGTCCTCCGGGCTATGTGGAGATGGTCGTGGCCTCTTTTGAGGACGATCCGGTGCGCATTCGCGATCCGCGATACGTGGCGCCGGACGCGGACCGGTCGGCCGCACCGACGTGGCCGGGAGGGACCGTACTGCACCAGGACAAAAGCATCGCCCTGGTGGTCAATGACCGGCATGACATCCATCACGTCCATGAACGGGGATATGTGGAGGCACCGGTGCGGATCCGCTCCATTCTCAAGGCCATCGAGCCGCTGGGCCTGTTTCAGCGCATCAAGGTGCGCCATTTCGGCGAGGAGCATATCCTGGCCGTGCATGACCGGCAGCTTGTGGAGTACATCAGGCGGGCCTCCGCGCTGTTGAAGCCCGGCGAATCGGTCTATCCCTATGTTTTCCCGATCCGCAACAGCACCAAGCCGCCCAAGGAATTGCCGGTCCGGGCCGGATACTTCTGCATCGACACCTTCACGCCTATCAACCACAACGCTTTTCTGGCAGCCAAGCGGGCCGTGGACTGCGCCCTCACGGCGGCCCAGGCCCTGCGCGAAGGCTACCGCGCCGCCTATGCCCTGGTGCGACCTCCGGGACATCACGCGGAGCGTCGTGTTTTCGGAGGGTTCTGCTATTTCAATTCCGCCGCCGCGGCCGCTCAGAGCCTGAGCCGACACGGCCGGGTGGCGGTACTGGACATCGACTTTCATCACGGCAACGGCACCCAGGACATCTTCGCTCGTCGCCCGGACGTGCTCACCCTCTCCCTGCACGGCCATCCCCGCTTCGCGTATCCGTATTTCAGCGGATATGAGGAAGAAAAAGGAGAGGGGCCAGGCGAGGGGTTCAACCTGAACATCGCCCTGCCGGAAACCCTCGACGGCGAGGGGTACCGGCAGGCGTTGACCAAGGCTCTTCGCCGGATCACCAAGTTCGCGCCCCGGACCCTGGTGGTGGCTTTGGGACTGGACCCGGCCAAGGGCGATCCCACCGGCACCTGGGGGCTGACCGCCAGGGACTTCGAGCGCAACGGACGGATGATCGGCGAACTGCGCCTGCCGACCCTGGTGGTCCAGGAGGGCGGCTACCGCATCCGCTCCCTGGGAACCAACGCCAAGCACTTTTTCGTCGGTCTGGCCGCCGGGCTCTTTAGTCGATAG
- a CDS encoding acyl-[acyl-carrier-protein] thioesterase — MSRSVWTESFRVRTSEADMFGLARLDALFGCFQEAAGHHARDLGVGREHLDAQGCFWVLSRCWMRVRRYPAWGREFVVRTWPQGVRRLFALRHFRLLDPGGEEFGSGISAWVILDAAKHRPVRPGPFLEHMVLPDELDVEGDILEKQDVAQETRKLRPVTVPYSDLDVNRHVNNAAYVRWILDSFGQEHHERRQVRSIRIDYLAETLLGDAVSIHGRTEKSNADRMVVLGRRGAEEQQVFQAELTWGERDEAD; from the coding sequence ATGAGCCGGTCGGTTTGGACGGAATCCTTCAGGGTACGGACCAGCGAGGCGGACATGTTCGGCCTGGCCCGCCTGGATGCCCTGTTCGGTTGTTTTCAGGAGGCCGCCGGGCATCACGCCCGGGATCTCGGCGTGGGCCGGGAACATTTGGACGCGCAAGGATGTTTCTGGGTGCTTTCTCGCTGCTGGATGCGCGTCCGGCGGTATCCGGCCTGGGGCCGGGAGTTCGTGGTCCGCACCTGGCCCCAGGGGGTGCGTCGGCTTTTCGCGCTGCGCCATTTTCGCCTGCTGGACCCGGGCGGCGAGGAATTCGGTTCCGGCATCTCGGCCTGGGTGATCCTGGACGCGGCGAAGCATCGACCGGTCCGTCCCGGTCCGTTTCTGGAGCACATGGTCTTGCCCGACGAGCTGGACGTGGAGGGCGACATTCTCGAAAAGCAAGATGTCGCCCAAGAAACGCGGAAACTGCGTCCCGTCACCGTGCCGTACAGCGACCTGGACGTGAACCGGCACGTCAACAACGCGGCCTACGTGCGCTGGATACTGGACAGTTTTGGTCAAGAGCACCACGAACGCCGCCAAGTCCGCTCCATCCGCATCGACTATCTGGCCGAGACCCTGCTTGGCGACGCCGTTTCCATCCATGGACGCACGGAAAAATCGAATGCGGATCGAATGGTCGTCCTCGGACGGCGCGGGGCGGAAGAGCAACAGGTCTTTCAGGCCGAGCTGACCTGGGGGGAGCGGGATGAGGCGGATTGA
- a CDS encoding methylated-DNA--[protein]-cysteine S-methyltransferase, which yields MPTCDLIRVDPLFLSLTWRGDRLASISLEWSERSAAGRQSALITPWAEPFRDSLARYLSKEEPAWPEVALAGDGLSDFAWKILRRLRAVPTGAWLSYGRLAAECGHPKAARAVGRVMARNPWPLVFPCHRVLGRSGQLTGFGPGLDMKRYLLAHEGIPHVPAKPDVA from the coding sequence ATGCCAACATGCGACCTCATCCGGGTCGATCCGCTTTTTCTCAGTCTGACGTGGCGGGGAGACCGCCTGGCATCCATATCCCTGGAATGGTCGGAAAGGTCGGCGGCCGGGCGGCAATCCGCCTTGATCACCCCCTGGGCCGAGCCGTTCCGAGACAGTCTGGCGCGCTACCTGTCCAAGGAGGAGCCGGCTTGGCCGGAGGTTGCACTGGCCGGAGACGGTTTGAGCGATTTCGCCTGGAAGATTTTGCGGCGCTTGCGCGCCGTGCCGACCGGAGCCTGGCTCAGTTACGGACGATTGGCGGCGGAGTGCGGACATCCCAAGGCCGCCAGGGCCGTAGGGCGGGTCATGGCCCGCAACCCGTGGCCCTTGGTGTTTCCCTGCCACAGGGTGCTGGGGCGCTCCGGTCAATTGACTGGCTTTGGTCCCGGCCTGGATATGAAACGATACCTGCTGGCCCACGAAGGCATTCCCCATGTCCCGGCGAAGCCGGACGTCGCGTAA
- a CDS encoding rod shape-determining protein, producing the protein MSRILDILLGPFSSDLAIDLGTANTCVYVKGKGIVLREPSVVAVKKDNRGQNKVLAVGAEAKRMLGRTPGNIEAIRPMKDGVIADFEITEAMLRHFISKVHNRRHLVRPRIIICVPTGITQVEKRAVRESAQSAGAREVYLIEEPMAAAIGANLPVTEPTSNMVVDIGGGTTEVAVISLSGVVYSKSVRMGGDKMDESIMQHLKRKYNMLIGESSAEKIKMQLGSAFPLEKEEEMEVKGRDLVTGIPQNILITSEEVRKALADQVDVIVQAVRIALEQTPPELAADIVDRGIVLTGGGALLRGLDNLLREETSLPITVVDDPLSAVVLGSGKALDSLDILREVTID; encoded by the coding sequence ATGTCGAGAATTCTGGATATCCTGCTGGGCCCGTTTTCCAGCGATTTGGCGATTGATTTGGGCACCGCCAATACCTGCGTCTACGTCAAGGGCAAGGGCATCGTGCTGCGTGAACCTTCCGTGGTCGCCGTGAAGAAGGACAACCGCGGCCAGAACAAGGTCTTGGCCGTGGGCGCCGAGGCCAAGCGGATGCTTGGCAGAACTCCCGGCAACATCGAAGCCATCCGGCCCATGAAGGACGGTGTCATCGCGGACTTCGAGATCACGGAGGCCATGCTCCGACACTTCATTTCCAAGGTCCACAACCGTCGTCATTTGGTGCGGCCGCGGATCATTATCTGCGTGCCCACGGGCATCACCCAGGTGGAGAAGCGAGCCGTGCGCGAGTCCGCGCAAAGCGCCGGGGCGCGGGAAGTCTACCTGATCGAGGAGCCAATGGCGGCGGCCATCGGCGCCAACCTGCCCGTCACCGAGCCGACTTCCAATATGGTCGTGGACATCGGCGGCGGCACCACCGAAGTGGCCGTCATTTCTCTCTCCGGCGTTGTTTACAGCAAGTCCGTGCGTATGGGCGGGGACAAGATGGACGAGTCCATCATGCAGCACCTGAAACGCAAATATAACATGCTCATCGGAGAGAGTTCCGCGGAGAAGATCAAGATGCAGCTCGGTTCGGCCTTTCCACTTGAAAAGGAAGAAGAGATGGAGGTCAAGGGACGGGATCTGGTCACGGGCATTCCCCAGAATATTCTGATCACGTCCGAGGAGGTCCGCAAGGCCTTGGCCGACCAGGTGGACGTCATCGTCCAGGCGGTGCGCATCGCCCTGGAGCAGACCCCTCCCGAGCTTGCCGCGGACATCGTCGACCGCGGCATTGTTTTGACTGGAGGCGGCGCCCTGCTCCGCGGGTTGGACAACCTGCTGCGCGAGGAGACTTCTCTGCCCATCACCGTCGTCGACGATCCGCTTTCCGCAGTGGTTCTGGGCTCCGGCAAGGCACTGGACAGCCTGGACATTTTACGAGAGGTAACCATCGATTAG
- a CDS encoding TIGR01777 family oxidoreductase, protein MRFFILGGTGFVGKHLIDWLVQQGHDVEVLGRSAKSLERIPSGCRTVIGDPMRPGEWQDRAGRADVVINLVGRSIMTRWNEVTKKEILESRVQSTRMAVQTLAGDQGKGKVLINANAVGYYPLDRNAVFAEDGPRGAGFLAEVTQAWQEEAEKARGFGVRVVIARFGTVLGPDGGAMAQLLPIFRKGLGGRLGSGEQWFPWIHVLDLCRALEFMSLHAELDGPVNCCAPQAATNTYFTRALGGLLRRPTIFPVPTFAVKLALGEVAQVVLQGSKIVPKALTDAGFTFRFGMLEGALQDILAQKQTQAEAK, encoded by the coding sequence ATGCGCTTTTTTATTCTGGGCGGGACCGGTTTCGTCGGCAAGCATTTGATTGACTGGTTGGTGCAACAAGGCCATGACGTGGAAGTCCTGGGACGAAGTGCGAAAAGTTTGGAGCGAATTCCTTCCGGATGCCGGACCGTCATCGGCGATCCCATGCGCCCTGGAGAGTGGCAGGACCGGGCGGGCCGGGCCGACGTGGTGATCAACCTGGTCGGCCGGTCGATTATGACCCGCTGGAACGAGGTGACCAAAAAGGAGATCCTGGAATCCAGGGTTCAGTCCACGCGCATGGCCGTGCAGACCCTGGCCGGAGATCAGGGCAAGGGCAAGGTCCTGATCAACGCCAACGCCGTGGGATACTACCCGCTGGATCGCAATGCCGTATTTGCCGAGGACGGCCCTCGGGGCGCGGGCTTTCTGGCCGAAGTGACCCAGGCATGGCAAGAGGAAGCGGAAAAGGCCCGCGGGTTTGGGGTCCGGGTGGTCATTGCCCGATTCGGGACCGTGCTGGGACCGGACGGCGGGGCCATGGCCCAGCTGCTTCCGATCTTTCGCAAGGGCCTGGGCGGACGCCTGGGCAGCGGAGAGCAGTGGTTTCCGTGGATTCACGTGCTTGATCTGTGCCGGGCCTTGGAGTTCATGTCCCTGCACGCGGAGCTGGACGGCCCGGTGAACTGCTGCGCGCCTCAGGCCGCCACGAATACGTATTTCACCCGGGCCCTGGGAGGGCTGCTGCGTCGGCCGACGATTTTTCCGGTCCCGACGTTTGCCGTCAAATTGGCCCTGGGAGAGGTCGCCCAGGTCGTGCTGCAAGGGTCGAAAATCGTGCCCAAGGCCCTGACTGACGCCGGATTTACTTTTCGATTCGGGATGCTGGAAGGAGCTTTGCAGGACATTCTCGCCCAGAAGCAAACTCAGGCAGAGGCCAAATGA
- a CDS encoding permease, with translation MVDALLHAKMIFLSIVFESFPFILLGALFSSLVLVLIPEHFFRRWLPENPWLSLLPAVLLSALFPICECAIIPVIRSLVRKGMPLAAGAVFLVAAPVLNPVVAASTLFAFGLNPDVLILRLALSAVAALIVGSVVCLLRKRLEGDFPRELPMDHGHAPKSLRRAATWHEIARHTTSEFFTVGCYFILGALIASLFQTFLHQAVLLDIGSAPWSSTVVMMILAYLLSLCSAADAFVAASFGAAFTLPSLLAFLVFGPMLDLKNTAMLVGYFPARFVAVFILSGTLTVFLLVMGLHFLGVQ, from the coding sequence ATGGTCGACGCCCTGTTGCACGCCAAGATGATCTTTTTAAGCATCGTCTTTGAATCCTTTCCCTTCATTCTCCTTGGGGCGTTGTTTTCCTCCCTGGTGCTGGTGCTCATTCCGGAACATTTTTTCCGCCGTTGGCTGCCGGAGAATCCCTGGTTATCCCTGCTCCCGGCGGTGCTGCTCAGCGCCCTGTTCCCCATCTGCGAGTGCGCCATCATTCCGGTTATCCGCAGTCTGGTGCGCAAGGGCATGCCTTTGGCCGCCGGGGCGGTTTTTCTGGTGGCCGCGCCGGTCCTCAATCCGGTGGTCGCGGCGTCCACTCTGTTCGCTTTTGGACTGAATCCGGACGTGCTTATTCTGCGCCTGGCCCTGTCGGCCGTAGCGGCTTTAATCGTCGGTTCCGTGGTCTGCCTGCTGCGCAAACGGCTGGAAGGGGATTTCCCCCGGGAACTGCCCATGGACCACGGCCATGCGCCCAAAAGTCTCCGGCGGGCCGCAACATGGCACGAGATCGCCCGGCACACCACGTCCGAATTCTTCACCGTGGGCTGCTACTTCATCCTCGGCGCGCTGATCGCCTCCCTGTTCCAGACTTTCCTGCATCAGGCAGTGCTTCTGGACATCGGTTCCGCGCCCTGGTCCTCCACCGTGGTGATGATGATCCTGGCCTATCTCTTGTCCTTGTGCTCAGCGGCGGACGCCTTCGTGGCGGCTTCCTTCGGCGCGGCTTTCACCCTGCCCTCGCTGCTGGCCTTTCTGGTCTTCGGCCCCATGCTGGACCTGAAGAACACGGCCATGCTCGTGGGCTATTTTCCGGCCCGGTTCGTGGCCGTGTTCATCCTCAGCGGAACCCTGACCGTTTTCCTGCTGGTCATGGGCTTGCATTTCCTGGGCGTCCAGTGA
- a CDS encoding TIGR03943 family protein — protein sequence MTSEKHRSRDTAPEPCPSMEKPGRPWLFFGAVQVVLLLGLAALQTVLLLSEAIHLYQAPKMQPFVIFSTAAFLVMALHGLWTLLIPTAEAAARCGCSHEHEPSQAGKVAMAALFGLVLITGFFLPHQALDSRVAEKKGIALSRSPAPSVFGPERIPGLPPENHLFFQEETPWDSGQAMDFDSTGSDLEEEQAKLREELGIWYDREIYQDLSEELLGRDALRITGEVFLDSMLIISAYLDRFQGRRVEFSGFAFHDGTMAENELAVARIAVTCCLADATVYGLLVRTDPPLPPNDSWVRIQGRISAMRFMEEDIPLILADRLEIIPAPDQPYVYPRLYSSYVFDDGS from the coding sequence ATGACCAGCGAGAAGCACCGATCCCGCGACACCGCGCCCGAACCCTGCCCTTCCATGGAGAAGCCTGGACGCCCTTGGCTTTTCTTTGGGGCCGTTCAGGTCGTGCTGCTGCTGGGATTGGCCGCCCTGCAAACCGTCCTGCTCCTGAGCGAGGCCATCCATCTTTACCAGGCCCCCAAAATGCAGCCGTTCGTGATTTTTTCCACTGCGGCGTTTCTGGTGATGGCCCTGCACGGCTTGTGGACGTTGCTGATCCCGACTGCTGAGGCTGCGGCCCGGTGCGGGTGCAGCCACGAACACGAACCGTCTCAGGCCGGCAAGGTCGCCATGGCGGCCTTGTTCGGGCTGGTTTTGATCACCGGCTTTTTTCTGCCGCATCAGGCTCTGGACAGCCGGGTGGCGGAAAAGAAAGGTATTGCGCTAAGCCGTTCACCGGCTCCGAGTGTCTTTGGTCCGGAGCGGATTCCCGGCCTGCCTCCGGAAAACCACCTGTTCTTCCAGGAGGAAACACCCTGGGACAGCGGACAGGCCATGGATTTCGATTCGACGGGCTCGGATCTGGAAGAAGAACAGGCCAAACTGCGGGAGGAACTGGGCATCTGGTACGACCGCGAGATATACCAGGATCTGTCCGAAGAGCTGCTGGGCAGGGACGCGCTGCGCATCACCGGGGAGGTCTTTCTCGACTCCATGCTGATCATTTCCGCGTACCTAGATCGATTCCAGGGGCGTCGAGTGGAGTTTTCCGGGTTCGCTTTCCATGATGGCACCATGGCCGAAAACGAACTGGCCGTAGCTCGAATCGCCGTCACCTGCTGCCTGGCCGACGCCACGGTCTACGGCCTGCTGGTCCGGACCGACCCGCCGCTTCCGCCCAACGACTCCTGGGTGCGGATCCAAGGACGGATTTCCGCGATGCGGTTCATGGAAGAGGACATTCCGTTGATCCTGGCCGACCGCCTGGAAATCATCCCAGCCCCGGACCAGCCCTACGTCTACCCCCGCCTTTATTCCAGCTACGTTTTCGACGACGGAAGCTGA
- the mreC gene encoding rod shape-determining protein MreC, which yields MLLLTFLLLSIYTWNWRTGVLDGITGNTGLEIVAWVSFPLRWTREQVRSTWDSYVNLGEVRQENERLWAKVTDLYLQLSRLHEEAAEVNRLRNLHDFQPPEDWTLEGGRVVAARFGPHAVVESLLVDKGTRVGVAENTPVITPLGVVGRVLRGSPTFSNVLLITDPNSKVAIMGRDHRTQGILVGNGPQRELQMQYVPLNDLLREGEILVTSGMDGIFPKGLPVARVQRIERPSTSLFQVVEAAPLVDLRNLEEVFLVLNLTPVIEE from the coding sequence TTGCTCCTGCTCACCTTTCTGCTTCTGAGCATTTACACCTGGAACTGGCGTACCGGCGTCCTGGACGGGATCACGGGAAATACCGGCCTGGAAATCGTGGCCTGGGTTTCGTTTCCTCTGCGATGGACCAGGGAACAGGTTCGTTCCACTTGGGATTCCTACGTCAACCTGGGAGAGGTGCGCCAGGAGAATGAACGGCTGTGGGCCAAGGTCACCGATCTTTATCTGCAATTGTCCCGGTTGCATGAGGAGGCCGCCGAGGTCAACCGCCTGCGAAACCTGCACGATTTCCAGCCGCCCGAGGACTGGACTCTGGAAGGCGGACGGGTAGTGGCCGCACGATTCGGACCGCACGCAGTGGTGGAATCCTTGCTGGTGGACAAGGGAACCCGGGTCGGTGTCGCCGAAAACACTCCCGTGATCACCCCCCTGGGAGTCGTGGGGCGGGTGCTGCGCGGCTCCCCTACCTTTTCCAACGTGCTCTTGATCACCGATCCCAACAGCAAGGTGGCGATCATGGGCCGTGACCACCGCACGCAAGGCATCCTGGTGGGCAATGGGCCGCAACGAGAACTGCAAATGCAATACGTCCCGTTGAACGACCTGCTGCGGGAGGGCGAAATCCTCGTCACCTCCGGCATGGACGGCATTTTTCCCAAAGGACTGCCCGTGGCCCGGGTCCAGCGCATCGAACGGCCCAGCACCTCGCTGTTCCAAGTAGTGGAGGCCGCGCCCCTCGTCGACTTGCGCAACCTGGAGGAAGTATTCCTGGTGCTGAACCTTACCCCGGTCATCGAAGAATAG
- a CDS encoding TrpB-like pyridoxal phosphate-dependent enzyme, with the protein MDYRINLPEKDMPRQWYNVLPDLSPPLAPPLDPATQKPLGPEKLAAIFPMSVIEQEMSSQRWIDIPEPVWDIYRLFRPTPLVRAHRLEKALGTKAKIYYKNESLSPAGSHKPNTAIAQAYYNKLEGVRRLTTETGAGQWGTALSFACKMFGLECTVYMVRCSYEQKPYRGVLIRSYGAEVFPSPSDKTNAGRAVLAENPDSGGSLGLAISEAVEDAATHDDAKYSLGSVLNHVLLHQTITGLEVQKQLALAGEKPDVLVGCVGGGSNFGGLVLPFVPEKMHGKGPRFVAVEPKACPTLTKGEFRYDYGDMAKMTPLLKMHTLGSGYFPPPIHAGGLRYHGDAPIVSHLVDQGMVEPRAYYQNDVFEAAKLFLQTEGFLPAPETSHAIKAAMDVAKESDPGTVIVFLYSGHGLLDLGAYDAFNQGKLKDDEFPECDLEKALASCPKINV; encoded by the coding sequence ATGGATTATCGCATCAACCTGCCTGAAAAGGACATGCCCCGCCAGTGGTACAATGTCCTGCCCGACCTTTCCCCGCCCCTGGCTCCACCGCTTGACCCCGCTACCCAAAAACCCCTGGGGCCGGAGAAATTGGCCGCAATTTTCCCCATGTCCGTCATCGAGCAGGAGATGTCCTCTCAGCGCTGGATCGACATCCCGGAACCGGTCTGGGACATCTACCGTCTGTTCCGGCCCACGCCCCTGGTCCGAGCGCATCGCCTGGAAAAGGCCTTGGGAACCAAGGCTAAAATCTACTACAAAAACGAGTCCCTTTCCCCGGCCGGCTCTCACAAGCCGAACACGGCCATTGCCCAGGCCTACTACAACAAACTGGAAGGCGTGCGCCGTCTGACCACCGAAACCGGGGCCGGTCAGTGGGGCACGGCGTTGTCCTTTGCCTGCAAGATGTTCGGCCTGGAATGCACCGTGTACATGGTCCGCTGCAGCTACGAACAAAAGCCGTACCGGGGCGTACTGATCCGCTCCTATGGGGCCGAAGTCTTTCCCTCGCCTTCGGACAAGACCAATGCCGGTCGGGCCGTTTTGGCCGAAAACCCTGACTCCGGCGGCAGCCTGGGGCTGGCCATTTCCGAGGCCGTGGAGGATGCGGCCACCCATGACGACGCCAAGTACTCCCTGGGCAGCGTGCTCAACCACGTCCTGCTACACCAGACCATCACCGGCTTAGAGGTCCAGAAGCAACTGGCCTTGGCCGGAGAAAAGCCCGACGTGCTCGTGGGCTGCGTGGGAGGAGGCAGCAATTTCGGAGGGTTGGTTCTGCCCTTCGTGCCGGAGAAGATGCATGGCAAGGGCCCGCGCTTCGTGGCCGTGGAGCCCAAGGCCTGCCCGACCCTGACCAAGGGCGAGTTCCGCTACGACTACGGCGACATGGCCAAGATGACCCCGCTACTCAAGATGCACACTCTGGGATCGGGCTACTTTCCGCCGCCCATCCATGCCGGAGGCCTACGCTACCACGGCGACGCGCCCATCGTCTCTCACTTGGTGGACCAGGGCATGGTGGAGCCTCGCGCCTACTACCAGAACGACGTCTTCGAGGCGGCAAAGCTGTTCCTGCAGACCGAAGGATTCCTCCCCGCTCCCGAAACCTCCCACGCCATCAAGGCGGCAATGGACGTGGCCAAGGAAAGCGACCCAGGCACAGTGATCGTCTTCCTCTACTCCGGCCACGGTCTGCTTGACCTCGGAGCTTACGACGCCTTCAACCAGGGCAAGCTCAAGGACGACGAGTTCCCCGAGTGCGATCTGGAAAAAGCTTTAGCTTCGTGTCCGAAGATCAACGTGTGA
- the rfaE2 gene encoding D-glycero-beta-D-manno-heptose 1-phosphate adenylyltransferase, whose product MKPLELIHPKIQSLEAFCKRARVHPRPLVFTNGCFDILHAGHVHLLRRARAHGDMLVIGLNSDASITRLKGSSRPVTPLEQRAYVLAGLECVDAVIAFEEDTPLELIKAIQPDVLIKGGDWTKDRIVGAAEVASWGGEVFSLDLLPGFSTTAIVERILRLAALD is encoded by the coding sequence ATGAAACCACTGGAACTCATTCACCCCAAAATTCAGTCCCTGGAAGCGTTTTGTAAACGCGCCCGCGTCCATCCACGCCCCCTCGTCTTCACCAACGGCTGTTTCGACATCCTGCACGCCGGCCATGTCCACCTGCTACGCCGTGCCCGCGCCCACGGCGACATGTTGGTCATCGGCCTGAACAGCGACGCGTCCATCACCAGACTGAAAGGTTCTTCGCGACCCGTCACACCGCTTGAGCAGCGCGCCTACGTCCTGGCCGGACTGGAGTGCGTGGACGCCGTGATCGCTTTTGAGGAGGACACTCCGCTGGAGTTGATCAAGGCCATTCAACCCGACGTGCTCATCAAGGGCGGCGATTGGACCAAGGATCGCATTGTCGGTGCGGCCGAGGTCGCTTCCTGGGGCGGCGAGGTTTTCAGCCTTGACCTGTTGCCGGGCTTTTCCACCACGGCCATCGTGGAACGTATTCTCCGCCTCGCCGCGCTCGACTGA